From the genome of Neodiprion pinetum isolate iyNeoPine1 chromosome 3, iyNeoPine1.2, whole genome shotgun sequence, one region includes:
- the LOC124214327 gene encoding uncharacterized protein — translation MRSIAFDYRLGDTTVREIIHETCDVIWRRLSPQVLPVPTTEMWKSIENMFFTRWNFPNCIGALDGKHVTIEAPSNTGSLYFNYKKTFSVVLMALVDANYRFIAVDIGAYGKNSDGRIFGKSAFGEALENGTLCLPPDKPLPGNDVPLPHVIVGDEAFPLKRNIMRPYPSSQLANDESKKIFNYRLSRARRISENVFGILTQKFRIYQRRIKLSPEHVDSVILATCCLHNFLMNDDPPIRQSVHDSGAYTLNPMGNIGGNATAEAIAVRDKFKDYFNSAAGSVDWQIEMVRRGIRNV, via the coding sequence ATGAGGAGTATAGCGTTTGATTACCGCTTGGGAGACACAACGGTCCGAGAAATTATTCACGAGACATGTGACGTGATTTGGAGAAGGCTTTCTCCGCAAGTTTTACCGGTACCCACGACGGAGATGTGGAAATCGATAGAGAATATGTTCTTTACCAGATGGAACTTCCCAAATTGCATCGGGGCTCTGGACGGGAAACACGTCACTATAGAAGCGCCTAGCAATACCGGCTCGTTGTATTTCAActataaaaaaacatttagtGTAGTGCTCATGGCACTCGTAGATGCAAACTACCGCTTCATTGCTGTGGACATTGGGGCATATGGAAAGAATAGCGATGGACGAATTTTTGGGAAGAGTGCATTTGGAGAAGCCCTGGAAAATGGAACGTTGTGCCTGCCGCCAGACAAACCCCTGCCTGGAAACGATGTACCATTGCCACACGTGATCGTTGGAGATGAGGCTTTCCCACTCAAAAGAAATATCATGCGACCATACCCAAGTTCACAATTGGCGAATGacgaatcaaaaaaaatatttaattacagACTTTCACGTGCTCGTAGAATTTCCGAGAatgttttcggaattttaactcaaaaatttcgaatttaccaaCGAAGAATAAAACTAAGTCCAGAGCACGTGGATAGTGTTATATTAGCAACGTGTTGCCTACACAACTTTTTGATGAACGATGACCCTCCGATTCGTCAAAGTGTACATGACTCTGGCGCTTACACTTTGAATCCTATGGGAAACATCGGAGGGAATGCGACTGCCGAGGCAATAGCGGTCAGAGATAAGTTCAAAGATTACTTTAATTCTGCTGCAGGCTCAGTCGATTGGCAAATCGAAATGGTTCGACGTGGAATCAGAAATGTTTAA